In Bacteroidetes Order II. bacterium, a genomic segment contains:
- a CDS encoding NYN domain-containing protein produces the protein MNNPRSGNKVGIYVDSSNLYYNGGFKMQYDVLRDYACRDGSEPVRMNAYVSFDRERSLEDLMYRNKALSFHDALRALGYKVVIKDVIRYKDDEGNTYTKANADIDMVVDMMLQSDYLDRVLLATGDGDFVRLVEALQNKGVRVEVLAFENISNQLRTEADYFTSGYIIPNLLPMANILERDNWGASGTRVRGWCSRYNPDKGIGSMTFLKQIPHSLYLNDVRNPDFFESAFFHFSELYNTSVQYQLPSSRHIFEFTVVENERGLKAEEIKLLTW, from the coding sequence ATGAACAACCCAAGATCAGGCAACAAAGTCGGAATTTATGTGGACAGTAGCAACTTGTATTACAATGGTGGCTTTAAAATGCAGTATGACGTCCTTCGGGATTACGCCTGCCGGGATGGTTCGGAGCCTGTCCGCATGAACGCTTATGTGTCTTTTGATCGTGAACGTTCTTTAGAGGATCTGATGTACCGGAACAAGGCGTTGTCTTTCCATGATGCGCTTCGGGCACTTGGATACAAGGTGGTGATTAAAGATGTCATTCGGTACAAAGACGATGAAGGAAATACCTATACAAAGGCCAATGCCGATATAGACATGGTGGTGGACATGATGTTACAGTCCGATTATTTAGACCGTGTTTTATTGGCCACTGGAGATGGTGATTTTGTCCGACTGGTGGAGGCACTACAGAACAAGGGCGTTCGGGTAGAGGTATTGGCCTTCGAAAACATTTCCAATCAACTTCGTACAGAGGCCGACTACTTCACGTCCGGATATATCATTCCCAACTTGCTTCCGATGGCCAATATTCTGGAACGCGATAACTGGGGGGCATCTGGAACACGGGTTCGGGGCTGGTGTAGCCGCTATAATCCCGACAAAGGCATTGGCTCGATGACCTTTCTCAAGCAGATTCCCCACTCGCTCTATTTAAATGATGTTCGCAATCCGGACTTTTTCGAGAGTGCCTTTTTCCATTTTTCAGAATTATACAATACCTCCGTGCAATATCAATTGCCGAGTAGTCGCCATATTTTTGAGTTTACGGTGGTAGAAAACGAACGTGGCTTGAAAGCGGAAGAAATAAAACTGCTCACGTGGTAG
- a CDS encoding glycoside hydrolase family 13 protein, which produces MFQTRITETPMLNRLLLLLLVVLVVPGCRKRPQVDKNTVYSVPEISEDVLKKVPEWAQKAIWYQIFPERFRNGDPNNDPRMADMEGAWPHTKFPGWKPTFWGQDWFAQEDWALTSGKDFYFTVQARRYGGDFQGIIDKMDYLKDLGINAIYLNPVNDSPSLHKYDARNYHHMDRNFGTDPDGDMAMMKREKPEDPSTWEWTSADKLFLKLIETAHKHGIRVVVDYSWNHTGKQFWAFQDVMKNGKKSKFADWYYIDQFDDVETPDTNEFVYRGWANVKELPELKKVDVKNRIQGRAYEGNLHPEVKQHIFAVTSRWMDPNGDGDPSDGVDGFRLDVAEQVPLGFWREYRRFVRGLNPEAVLIGEIWWEKYPDVMTDPAPYLQGDVFDGVMNYRWYKSTREFIGYITPAMSGAQYARELEALKKGIAEPFQKGMMNVTGTHDTERLQSSLFNKGRYKVGVNPRENKGFKVGKPDPVSVERQKMLLVQQFTYTGAPQIFYGDEVGMWGADDPDNRKPMLWDDIAFQNEKSVPFKDMTRSDDVLTPDTGLLAFYKKLIAMRTRYADLFVEAPMEVVFARDGSDVVIYRRAMPNSNKMALIFINKGAGSIPMNGNLVGDIQQAMKFINPLNEAEQYTVTPEQPNISFYLGARSYKVLVSGE; this is translated from the coding sequence ATGTTCCAAACGAGAATAACCGAAACGCCCATGCTAAATCGCCTTTTACTCCTGTTGTTGGTGGTGTTGGTAGTACCCGGATGCCGCAAAAGGCCCCAAGTGGACAAGAACACTGTTTATTCGGTTCCCGAAATTTCCGAAGATGTTCTTAAAAAAGTGCCTGAATGGGCCCAAAAAGCAATTTGGTACCAGATTTTTCCAGAACGTTTCCGCAATGGTGATCCCAACAACGATCCTCGCATGGCTGATATGGAAGGCGCATGGCCACATACCAAGTTTCCTGGATGGAAGCCTACTTTTTGGGGGCAAGACTGGTTTGCGCAAGAAGATTGGGCGCTTACCTCGGGCAAAGATTTTTACTTTACGGTGCAAGCCAGGCGTTATGGCGGCGACTTTCAGGGCATTATAGACAAAATGGATTACCTCAAAGACTTGGGCATTAATGCCATATACCTCAATCCCGTAAATGATTCACCCTCGCTCCATAAGTATGATGCCCGAAATTATCATCATATGGACCGGAACTTCGGTACAGATCCTGACGGAGATATGGCCATGATGAAGCGTGAAAAACCAGAAGACCCCAGTACATGGGAATGGACATCGGCAGACAAACTCTTTCTTAAACTCATCGAGACGGCACATAAACATGGGATTCGGGTGGTGGTGGATTATTCTTGGAACCATACAGGGAAACAATTCTGGGCTTTTCAAGATGTCATGAAAAACGGCAAAAAATCCAAATTTGCAGATTGGTACTACATAGACCAATTTGATGATGTGGAAACGCCCGATACCAATGAGTTTGTTTATAGAGGCTGGGCGAATGTGAAAGAGTTGCCTGAACTTAAAAAAGTGGATGTCAAAAACCGCATTCAGGGCCGTGCCTATGAAGGCAACCTACATCCGGAAGTGAAGCAGCATATTTTTGCCGTCACCAGCCGCTGGATGGATCCTAACGGTGATGGCGACCCTTCGGATGGCGTAGATGGTTTCCGTTTGGATGTGGCCGAACAAGTGCCATTGGGCTTCTGGCGGGAGTATCGCAGGTTTGTGCGTGGCCTTAATCCGGAAGCGGTGCTGATTGGCGAAATCTGGTGGGAAAAATATCCGGATGTCATGACGGACCCTGCGCCATATTTGCAGGGCGATGTGTTCGATGGCGTGATGAACTATCGTTGGTATAAGAGCACCCGCGAGTTTATCGGTTACATTACCCCCGCCATGAGCGGTGCACAATATGCGCGTGAGTTGGAGGCCCTGAAAAAAGGCATTGCCGAACCCTTTCAAAAAGGCATGATGAACGTAACCGGAACCCACGATACCGAGCGTTTACAATCATCGTTATTTAACAAAGGACGGTATAAAGTAGGGGTTAATCCACGGGAGAATAAAGGCTTTAAAGTGGGGAAACCAGATCCGGTATCTGTGGAGCGACAAAAGATGTTATTGGTACAGCAGTTTACATACACGGGCGCTCCTCAAATTTTTTATGGGGACGAGGTGGGCATGTGGGGTGCGGATGATCCGGACAACCGTAAACCGATGCTGTGGGACGATATCGCCTTCCAGAACGAAAAATCCGTCCCATTTAAGGACATGACTCGCTCGGACGACGTGTTGACGCCTGATACGGGTTTATTGGCTTTTTATAAGAAATTAATTGCCATGCGCACCCGTTATGCAGATCTTTTTGTGGAGGCCCCCATGGAAGTAGTCTTTGCCCGCGACGGCTCGGATGTCGTGATCTATCGGCGTGCAATGCCCAATTCCAATAAAATGGCACTGATTTTTATTAACAAAGGAGCCGGATCTATTCCGATGAATGGCAACCTTGTTGGAGATATTCAACAGGCCATGAAGTTTATTAACCCACTCAATGAAGCAGAACAATATACCGTAACCCCCGAGCAGCCAAACATTTCGTTTTATCTGGGCGCTCGAAGTTATAAAGTATTGGTTTCGGGTGAATAA
- a CDS encoding tetratricopeptide repeat protein gives MKNLFIFLALLGLCSWRVDAQSTSVVTEARTLIGDGQYVAAIQLLKGAADSGQKSPEVLHWLGVGYHSALQLDQAVATFQEAIRQQPAIRTYLSLGRSFIALGRREEALHVYAQALQMDSTHQAVIIEKARLHAGLREFEAAARYYHKLIARDSSNAYLMLQLADCYKGLGQADAAIIGYERVRRIRATQVRPYLELFQLYTARKAYLSAMRVMDDGLRAMPHQTALLKRRGDLYALQDQYQNALAEYEEAYARKDTSYSLLRAKGIAHYRLGQYEKAIPLLHKVLTENEAGGLDQVAAFYLGSAFQQLKRYDEAFTWWDKLYTELAKGLLPDVLNQLGKNYDGRSLSQKARETYELAHNIDPNNANALFFLGVWHDDKQVKNKAIQYFDRFLRAEGGNVIYKNLATQRLLQLRPPKPQATPSKPRN, from the coding sequence ATGAAGAACCTTTTCATTTTTCTGGCTCTGTTGGGGCTGTGTTCTTGGAGGGTGGACGCACAATCCACTTCTGTGGTGACGGAAGCGCGGACTTTGATCGGAGACGGGCAGTATGTAGCAGCTATTCAATTATTGAAGGGCGCGGCAGATTCTGGGCAAAAGTCGCCCGAAGTACTTCATTGGCTGGGGGTGGGGTATCATTCCGCACTTCAATTGGACCAAGCAGTTGCCACCTTTCAGGAAGCAATTCGCCAGCAACCAGCCATCCGTACTTACCTGAGTTTGGGTAGATCATTTATTGCTTTGGGGCGTCGCGAGGAAGCCTTGCACGTGTATGCACAGGCCCTTCAAATGGATTCTACGCACCAAGCCGTGATAATTGAAAAGGCCCGCCTTCATGCAGGTCTTCGGGAGTTTGAAGCCGCCGCCCGCTATTACCACAAACTAATTGCACGAGATTCCTCAAATGCCTATTTAATGCTCCAATTGGCCGACTGTTACAAAGGACTGGGCCAAGCAGATGCGGCCATTATCGGATATGAACGTGTCAGACGCATACGGGCAACCCAGGTACGGCCCTATTTGGAGTTGTTCCAGCTTTATACGGCAAGGAAAGCCTATCTTTCGGCCATGCGCGTGATGGACGATGGTCTTCGGGCAATGCCACACCAAACGGCACTGCTCAAGCGCCGTGGAGATCTTTATGCCTTGCAAGACCAGTACCAAAATGCTTTGGCCGAGTATGAAGAAGCATATGCCCGTAAAGACACTTCATACTCGCTCCTAAGGGCAAAAGGCATTGCACATTACCGACTGGGGCAATATGAAAAGGCCATTCCGTTGTTGCATAAAGTGCTCACAGAAAACGAGGCTGGCGGTTTAGATCAAGTTGCGGCGTTTTATCTGGGAAGTGCTTTTCAACAACTTAAACGGTATGATGAGGCATTTACTTGGTGGGACAAGCTTTATACGGAACTGGCCAAAGGCTTGCTTCCAGATGTTCTAAACCAGTTAGGGAAAAACTACGACGGCCGAAGCCTGTCACAAAAAGCAAGAGAAACTTATGAGCTTGCCCACAATATAGATCCTAATAACGCCAATGCCTTGTTCTTTTTAGGGGTATGGCACGACGATAAACAAGTAAAGAACAAAGCAATTCAATACTTTGACCGTTTTTTGCGTGCCGAAGGCGGGAATGTAATCTACAAAAATTTGGCTACACAACGGTTATTACAACTTCGCCCTCCCAAGCCGCAAGCGACACCCAGCAAGCCACGAAACTAA
- a CDS encoding ATP-binding protein: MQYSLRVPSDKRYLADVRRFIEAHANIAGFPEFAIEHIKLAVDEACTNIIDHAYQRKNTEAIEVVVVVDVLAFRISLRHRGIPFQREQYHHPQDLRASINARKGGGWGVFLMNKLMDEVDYRIFDGYNEVYLVKKRFLNGKS, from the coding sequence ATGCAATATAGCCTCCGAGTGCCGAGCGATAAACGCTACTTGGCAGACGTGCGTCGTTTTATCGAAGCCCACGCAAACATAGCTGGTTTTCCCGAATTTGCGATCGAACACATCAAATTGGCCGTAGATGAAGCTTGTACCAATATCATTGACCACGCCTATCAACGAAAAAACACCGAAGCCATCGAAGTAGTGGTCGTAGTGGATGTACTGGCCTTCCGGATCAGTCTGCGCCACCGTGGCATTCCGTTTCAGCGGGAACAGTACCACCATCCACAAGACCTCCGTGCCTCGATCAATGCGCGAAAAGGGGGAGGTTGGGGCGTTTTCCTGATGAACAAGCTTATGGATGAAGTAGATTATCGGATTTTTGACGGTTACAATGAAGTTTACTTGGTAAAGAAACGATTCTTGAACGGTAAATCTTGA
- the pyrR gene encoding bifunctional pyr operon transcriptional regulator/uracil phosphoribosyltransferase PyrR, whose product MQTEDHIKAQLMDAADLDRTLSRMAREVTEVFEPSTLSASNLALVGMQTRGVYLARRLHRKIREAENTSVNLGILDPTLYRDDVRKRLHQPLVRRTEILFDVNDAHIVLVDDVLFTGRTVRAALDALLDLGRPSTIRLLVLVDRGLRELPLQADIVGRFVPTTLGEEVRVKLQEYDKEEGVWLVDVPTHKRKSGNNPDFGQRVHKH is encoded by the coding sequence ATGCAAACCGAAGACCATATTAAGGCTCAACTAATGGATGCTGCGGACTTAGACCGGACGTTGTCGCGGATGGCTCGTGAAGTGACTGAAGTATTTGAGCCTAGCACACTCTCCGCATCTAATCTGGCATTGGTGGGGATGCAGACCCGTGGGGTATATTTGGCCCGACGATTGCACCGTAAAATTCGGGAGGCAGAAAACACTTCGGTTAATTTGGGTATTCTTGACCCCACCCTCTACCGCGACGACGTGCGGAAACGCCTCCACCAACCACTGGTACGGCGTACCGAGATTTTATTTGATGTTAATGATGCGCATATTGTATTGGTGGACGATGTACTGTTCACCGGACGTACAGTGCGTGCGGCGTTAGACGCCCTGCTCGACCTGGGCCGCCCGTCAACCATTCGGCTTTTGGTACTGGTAGATCGGGGATTGCGCGAGTTACCCCTTCAGGCAGATATTGTGGGGCGTTTTGTTCCAACAACCCTCGGAGAAGAAGTGCGGGTGAAACTACAAGAATATGACAAAGAAGAGGGGGTTTGGTTGGTTGATGTCCCCACACACAAACGCAAAAGCGGAAACAATCCTGATTTTGGCCAACGAGTACACAAGCATTGA
- a CDS encoding VanW family protein, which translates to MTSLKRRLSGRLRYAQRRLQDFASGITLSKKCVPPRWPVRHVLQQQIRRTESFEAKHHNIYKGAACINGLVVAPGEVFSFWHLVGRPSQQRGFLPSRSLVEGRPVLDDGGGLCQLAGILYHLALCCDIEIEERHAHSQDLYTEAERFTPLGADAAVAFGHKDLRLRNPYAEPLQFLIEVGKEQLTASFCYASDWAPVVVSFMRLPDENQRRIVQTYIQKDKEAAPQQAATSVYRFNQCYSPETNTL; encoded by the coding sequence ATGACCTCACTTAAACGTCGTTTGTCTGGCAGGCTTCGGTATGCACAGCGTAGGCTTCAGGATTTTGCTTCCGGAATAACACTAAGCAAAAAATGTGTCCCTCCTCGGTGGCCCGTCCGTCATGTCCTCCAGCAGCAAATCCGTCGAACCGAAAGTTTTGAGGCAAAGCACCACAATATTTATAAAGGCGCTGCTTGTATAAATGGCTTGGTTGTTGCGCCAGGCGAGGTCTTCTCTTTTTGGCATTTAGTGGGACGTCCTTCGCAACAACGGGGGTTTTTGCCCTCCCGTTCATTGGTGGAAGGTCGGCCAGTTCTCGATGACGGCGGCGGACTGTGCCAATTGGCTGGCATTCTGTACCACTTGGCGTTATGTTGCGATATTGAGATAGAGGAACGTCATGCCCACTCGCAAGACCTTTATACCGAGGCAGAACGGTTTACTCCGTTGGGGGCGGATGCAGCGGTCGCTTTCGGACACAAAGACCTACGGTTACGAAATCCATATGCAGAACCATTGCAATTTCTGATTGAGGTAGGCAAAGAGCAATTAACCGCTTCGTTTTGTTATGCTTCGGATTGGGCACCCGTGGTTGTTTCGTTTATGCGCCTGCCCGATGAGAACCAGCGTCGTATTGTCCAAACCTACATCCAGAAGGACAAAGAGGCCGCTCCTCAACAGGCAGCGACCTCGGTATATCGGTTCAACCAATGTTATTCACCCGAAACCAATACTTTATAA
- a CDS encoding SpoIIE family protein phosphatase translates to MGFRSLSLRTQQIILGLSAGILFACTVVYHIHLEVWGGWNVRWREVLAELAVAATFGLVYQLLADHFQQRKLGPIRALWSLSLVMLGIVFLSGLFGLHYEKGMWFFTHKIPDRTIPGVLVICGMAFLQGAGGAFLLVQLRELVLFKRTAVTVRNWYMLLWSLVGTFGAVVLEKMIPIPYVVEFAIVFAGATIIINVFRLSWVAYLPFRQKIIGLAVSLVMLLVLFAAFSEAVPMRKWNFIIWEADPFVAQYSFALNLTLTLTLVLGILYSVTTLLSLIFHLPTSGDFQRKTDDLAAMRALTQMVGQVFDAQHLPKLVLESVRQFVGEEQIAWLALSDARTGTLRPKVAAMTGIAESQLTRWIDLDAFYAELQTRREPLILNHAVRDHRIHTPGYEIGSLAMMPLITRNEVIGALFVGKTLADGFDEDDAKSLGAFADQVALAIDNARLFEERIEKERLGRELAIAREVQKRLLPDKLPEIPGASLFASYEFAHEVGGDYFDFVQADANRYSFIIGDVSGKGTSAAFYMAALKGTYHALARSDADPRTLLLKANEALSVQKEKNIFITAIAGLLDADTETLTMLRAGHSPAIHIDLHGQVRQLREGGLGLGLTNSKVLAKTFIPITLPLRPGDVFVLYTDGVIESRNAMGEPYGYERLTEALKKCRQEDAAGIHAALLADLNQFTGDLRYFDDLTLIVLKWHGQSVRTHM, encoded by the coding sequence ATGGGTTTTCGATCTCTAAGCCTCCGTACACAACAAATCATACTTGGCCTTTCAGCGGGTATATTGTTTGCCTGTACGGTTGTGTATCATATTCATCTTGAAGTCTGGGGTGGATGGAATGTACGGTGGCGCGAAGTATTGGCCGAATTGGCCGTTGCTGCCACGTTTGGATTGGTATATCAACTGCTGGCAGATCATTTTCAGCAACGCAAACTGGGTCCCATTCGTGCGCTTTGGTCTCTGTCGTTGGTGATGCTGGGTATTGTATTTCTGAGCGGTCTTTTTGGGCTACACTACGAAAAGGGCATGTGGTTTTTTACCCACAAAATTCCAGACCGAACCATTCCAGGCGTTTTGGTGATTTGTGGTATGGCGTTTCTACAGGGTGCAGGCGGGGCCTTCTTATTGGTACAATTACGCGAATTGGTATTGTTTAAGCGCACCGCTGTTACCGTCCGAAACTGGTATATGTTGCTCTGGAGTTTGGTTGGTACCTTTGGTGCCGTGGTTTTAGAGAAGATGATTCCTATCCCTTATGTGGTGGAGTTTGCCATCGTATTTGCAGGTGCAACCATTATTATCAATGTCTTCCGCCTTTCGTGGGTTGCCTATCTGCCGTTTCGACAAAAAATAATTGGGCTTGCCGTAAGTTTGGTTATGTTACTGGTTCTTTTTGCCGCCTTTAGCGAGGCCGTACCCATGCGCAAATGGAACTTTATTATCTGGGAAGCGGATCCCTTTGTAGCACAATATAGTTTTGCACTCAACTTAACGCTTACCTTGACCTTGGTTCTGGGGATTTTGTACAGTGTTACCACATTGCTTTCTCTTATTTTCCATCTTCCCACTTCAGGCGATTTTCAACGCAAGACCGACGACTTGGCCGCAATGCGTGCCCTTACGCAAATGGTCGGCCAAGTTTTTGATGCCCAGCATCTGCCCAAACTCGTTTTAGAGTCCGTCCGACAGTTTGTGGGAGAAGAACAAATAGCATGGCTCGCCCTCTCGGATGCCCGAACAGGTACGCTTCGTCCAAAAGTGGCTGCGATGACGGGTATTGCTGAATCACAGTTGACACGGTGGATAGACTTAGATGCGTTTTATGCAGAACTTCAAACCCGCCGTGAACCGCTGATTCTCAACCACGCCGTGCGCGACCATCGCATTCATACACCCGGTTACGAGATTGGTAGTTTGGCCATGATGCCCCTTATTACCCGAAACGAAGTAATCGGCGCATTATTTGTTGGCAAAACCTTGGCCGATGGATTCGACGAGGACGATGCAAAGAGTTTAGGCGCTTTTGCCGATCAGGTGGCGCTCGCTATAGACAATGCACGCCTATTCGAAGAACGCATCGAGAAAGAACGGCTGGGGCGTGAGTTGGCGATTGCACGCGAAGTCCAAAAACGCTTGCTCCCCGACAAACTCCCGGAAATCCCGGGCGCCTCCTTGTTTGCCTCGTATGAGTTTGCACATGAAGTGGGAGGCGACTATTTTGATTTTGTACAGGCAGATGCAAACCGTTATAGCTTTATTATCGGCGATGTCTCTGGTAAAGGGACCTCGGCTGCCTTTTATATGGCCGCACTCAAAGGAACGTATCATGCCCTCGCCCGATCCGATGCAGACCCGCGAACGCTCTTGTTGAAAGCCAATGAAGCACTCTCGGTACAAAAAGAAAAAAATATTTTTATTACGGCCATTGCAGGGTTATTGGATGCAGATACGGAAACCTTAACCATGCTTAGGGCAGGACATTCACCAGCCATTCACATAGATCTTCACGGCCAAGTGAGGCAACTACGGGAAGGTGGATTGGGGCTGGGACTGACCAATTCGAAGGTTCTCGCAAAAACATTTATTCCCATTACCCTCCCGCTAAGACCCGGTGATGTCTTTGTTTTATATACCGATGGCGTTATTGAAAGCCGTAACGCAATGGGAGAGCCTTATGGCTATGAACGATTAACAGAAGCCCTCAAGAAGTGTCGGCAAGAAGATGCTGCGGGGATCCATGCCGCCCTCCTGGCAGATTTAAACCAGTTTACAGGAGACCTCCGGTACTTTGATGACCTCACCTTGATTGTACTGAAATGGCATGGGCAATCTGTGCGGACACATATGTAA
- a CDS encoding STAS domain-containing protein, whose translation MSSFSVTFRTTPAAQILDLNGELDAHTAQDLEVAIQTSLSNGKFALVINGANLRYISSAGLGVFMAFVEEVRESGGDIKIVALQPQVYDTFDLLGFPHLFDVLPTLEEAEAKFMAGELRH comes from the coding sequence ATGAGTAGTTTTTCGGTTACGTTTAGAACCACGCCCGCCGCCCAAATCTTGGATTTGAATGGCGAATTAGACGCACACACGGCACAAGACTTAGAAGTGGCCATCCAGACCAGTTTAAGCAATGGCAAGTTTGCTTTGGTGATCAATGGCGCAAACCTGCGTTATATCTCCAGTGCTGGTCTTGGTGTATTTATGGCCTTTGTCGAAGAAGTACGAGAAAGCGGTGGCGACATCAAAATTGTGGCCCTACAACCACAGGTATATGACACCTTCGATCTGTTAGGCTTCCCACATTTATTTGATGTATTGCCAACCTTGGAAGAAGCTGAAGCTAAATTTATGGCCGGAGAATTGCGCCATTAA
- a CDS encoding aspartate carbamoyltransferase catalytic subunit: MTQPLTTLHHRHLLGLATYSPEEIALILSTARAFREVLRRQIPRVPSLRGLTVVNLFFEPSTRTRISFELAEKRLSADTVNFASSGSSVSKGETLKDTARNIEAMKVDIAVIRHRSPGAAYFLTQCIDAVVLNAGDGAHEHPTQALLDLLTISDISPRLEGLNVSIIGDIMHSRVARSNLYGLTKMGVNVTLCGPKTMMPFGVSQFGCRVTHRLEEALEGCDVAMALRIQLERQDTSLYPSLREYHNQFGIKREHLDRYPDLRIMHPGPVNRGVELASEVVDHERAVILDQVTNGVATRMACLYLLAGGQNPASLAETG, translated from the coding sequence ATGACACAACCGCTTACCACGCTCCACCATCGGCACCTATTGGGCTTGGCCACATACAGTCCGGAAGAAATTGCCCTGATTCTTTCTACGGCACGAGCGTTTCGGGAGGTGCTCCGGCGCCAGATTCCCCGTGTCCCGTCTCTGCGCGGCCTAACGGTGGTAAATCTTTTTTTTGAACCTTCCACCCGCACCCGCATCTCGTTTGAGTTGGCAGAGAAACGACTCTCTGCGGATACCGTGAATTTTGCCTCCTCAGGCTCGTCGGTTTCAAAAGGGGAAACCCTCAAAGACACAGCACGGAACATAGAGGCCATGAAGGTGGATATTGCGGTTATCCGTCATAGGTCTCCTGGAGCGGCGTATTTTTTGACGCAGTGTATAGATGCCGTGGTACTTAATGCTGGTGACGGTGCACATGAACATCCCACACAGGCCTTGTTAGACCTCCTTACAATTTCTGACATTTCGCCCCGTTTGGAAGGCTTAAATGTATCCATCATTGGCGACATCATGCACAGCCGTGTGGCACGCTCCAACCTGTATGGCCTGACGAAAATGGGGGTTAATGTTACGCTCTGTGGTCCCAAAACCATGATGCCATTTGGCGTTTCACAATTTGGTTGCCGTGTTACGCACCGTCTGGAGGAAGCTCTCGAAGGGTGTGACGTTGCTATGGCGCTCCGCATCCAGTTGGAGCGACAAGACACGAGCCTTTACCCCAGTTTGCGTGAATACCATAACCAGTTTGGTATTAAGCGGGAACACTTGGATCGGTATCCCGACTTGCGGATCATGCATCCGGGGCCTGTAAATCGGGGAGTGGAATTGGCCAGCGAAGTAGTGGATCATGAGCGGGCCGTTATATTGGATCAGGTAACAAATGGGGTCGCTACCCGAATGGCCTGTCTGTATTTGCTCGCGGGAGGACAAAATCCGGCTTCTCTTGCGGAAACCGGATGA